A genomic window from Nicotiana sylvestris chromosome 11, ASM39365v2, whole genome shotgun sequence includes:
- the LOC104246457 gene encoding large ribosomal subunit protein bL35c, whose protein sequence is MSLTMASSSSTSLFSTFLNLSPQKATGFTCRTSVKIPSITQKTSLNLSSSHNISAFAPIVFNKVSFAATPTNGNPQPLTVVCAKGYKMKTHKASAKRFKVSGTGKILRRRAGKQHLLRKKNAKRRNRLSKTVQVDRSDYNNVIGALPYLKVNRAN, encoded by the exons ATGTCACTAACAATGGCTTCTTCATCTTCAACTTCACTATTCTCCACATTTCTCAACCTTTCCCCTCAAAAAGCTACTGGTTTTACTTGCCGTACATCAGTTAAAATTCCATCAATTACCCAGAAAACTTCCCTCAATCTCAGTTCTTCACATAACATTTCAGCTTTTGCCCCAATTGTCTTTAACAAAGTCTCATTTGCTGCAACACCCACTAATGGAAATCCACAGCCGTTGACTGTAGTGTGTGCTAAAGGGTACAAAATGAAGACCCACAAA GCTTCAGCGAAGAGGTTTAAGGTATCAGGTACTGGGAAGATATTGAGGAGGAGAGCTGGGAAGCAGCATTTGCTTAGGAAGAAGAATGCTAAGAGGAGAAATAGACTCTCCAAAACG GTACAAGTTGATCGCAGCGACTACAACAATGTAATTGGTGCATTGCCATATCTGAAGGTAAACCGAGCCAATTAA